Proteins encoded by one window of Cellvibrio sp. KY-GH-1:
- a CDS encoding TnsD family Tn7-like transposition protein, with protein MLGYFPVPYPDELLYSVIARYKLHQGIVSDRQIVNDLFGSRNVAAVVDFPGHLLDLEQKTYHLTHIAADQWLTKHSLYPAYKYFLQADRNEKVVQSVLMGKAWDVHTRTGVSASNIKVPKFLRLCKHCYRDELELFGEPYWHRLHQLSGVMVCPIHKEYLYETDALFRPQGKYEFFPAINASLVRKIPLDLTAKQKQKLMQLSQHINELINLDESYSISHEQWSMYYRQLAESKNFTVGKRVDHDEISIYMENYWSSCLLNILGLATDNFYWVKNLFRKHRKSFHYLYHLAVWQAMGEISPQDAVVCACHLVPKLQKQETSKFKSNHPALAMKRKEWKLAIAANPLQGIKWLRTCGGFCALYAWLYRNDRYWLQRNKPDSVYRYEKRQLIDWKRRDNEMVNHLKHLKEVGSLNNKSGRCSMSWLIQQSGRRSLLEKNQDKLPCSIKFISRLAESPESYRKRRIDQAIEELFANHQSLETWVILRKAGIRKEYQTPSIIKYINKLKRKLSLGVTYIIPQST; from the coding sequence GTGCTGGGGTATTTCCCGGTACCCTACCCAGACGAATTGCTTTACAGCGTTATAGCCAGATATAAACTACACCAAGGTATTGTATCGGACAGGCAGATCGTTAACGATTTGTTTGGCTCCCGAAACGTGGCCGCCGTCGTCGATTTTCCGGGACATTTATTGGATCTGGAACAGAAAACATATCACCTGACACACATAGCAGCAGACCAATGGTTAACGAAGCATAGTCTCTATCCTGCGTACAAATATTTCCTGCAAGCAGACCGAAACGAAAAGGTTGTCCAGTCAGTACTAATGGGCAAGGCTTGGGATGTTCACACCAGAACAGGGGTTTCTGCATCAAACATCAAAGTCCCGAAATTTTTAAGACTCTGTAAACATTGTTATCGTGATGAGTTGGAGTTGTTCGGTGAACCTTATTGGCACCGGCTACACCAGTTATCCGGTGTAATGGTATGTCCAATTCACAAAGAGTATTTGTATGAAACGGATGCCTTGTTTCGACCACAGGGTAAGTATGAATTTTTTCCTGCAATCAATGCCAGCCTAGTCAGAAAGATTCCGCTAGATTTGACTGCGAAGCAAAAACAGAAACTGATGCAGTTAAGCCAGCATATTAATGAGTTGATAAACCTGGATGAAAGCTATTCAATCTCGCATGAACAATGGTCAATGTACTATCGGCAGCTAGCGGAATCGAAAAATTTTACAGTTGGCAAGCGAGTCGACCATGATGAAATTTCAATTTACATGGAAAATTACTGGTCGTCCTGCTTACTGAATATTTTGGGCTTGGCGACTGATAATTTCTATTGGGTAAAGAATTTATTTCGTAAGCATAGGAAGAGTTTTCATTACCTTTACCATCTAGCAGTTTGGCAAGCGATGGGGGAAATCTCGCCACAAGATGCTGTAGTGTGTGCTTGCCATCTTGTTCCGAAACTCCAGAAGCAAGAAACAAGTAAATTTAAAAGCAATCATCCAGCTCTCGCGATGAAACGTAAAGAATGGAAATTGGCTATCGCAGCGAATCCATTGCAAGGGATAAAATGGTTGAGGACTTGTGGCGGCTTTTGTGCGTTATATGCTTGGCTTTACAGAAACGATCGCTACTGGCTGCAACGAAATAAACCTGATTCTGTATATAGGTATGAGAAGCGGCAGCTTATTGACTGGAAAAGGCGTGATAACGAAATGGTGAACCACTTGAAGCACCTAAAAGAGGTAGGTAGCTTGAATAACAAGAGTGGGAGATGCAGTATGTCGTGGCTGATTCAGCAATCTGGGCGACGGTCGCTACTTGAGAAAAACCAAGATAAGCTTCCATGCTCAATCAAATTTATTAGTCGGCTGGCTGAATCACCAGAAAGTTATCGTAAAAGACGAATCGACCAGGCTATCGAAGAGTTATTCGCTAACCATCAATCACTAGAGACTTGGGTAATTCTACGTAAGGCTGGTATAAGAAAAGAATACCAAACACCATCAATCATTAAATATATTAATAAATTAAAAAGGAAATTATCTCTTGGCGTTACATACATCATTCCGCAAAGTACCTGA
- a CDS encoding TnsA endonuclease C-terminal domain-containing protein yields the protein MSKNPEKTKEIKAKAEKQIASRLAKGAGSGAGRAYKPYLTVRDVNSRGRYNRSPSVTVGRVHQLLSDLEYHVLLMLDWDSQVVDIREQFPVPLEESQAIAREMGIAHLSYQGTDEVLTTDFLVDLNIQGKTIRRAISAKYAEELDDPRVLEKMELERRYWVSKGVQFNLVTELEIPALLQKNVKWFHPYMNHFDLSTPEQQQEYFKILLAAINQSPSQKVTAITTRLDDEYNIEPGTHLSLLRQFLAQRAFYFDLEALTIVNLRAKDLTPSHFWLEQDYEYAVGE from the coding sequence ATGTCCAAGAATCCCGAAAAAACTAAGGAAATCAAAGCTAAAGCAGAAAAGCAGATAGCTTCGCGTTTAGCTAAAGGCGCTGGTTCAGGCGCTGGAAGAGCCTATAAACCCTATTTGACCGTCAGGGATGTGAACTCCAGGGGAAGGTATAATCGCTCGCCTAGCGTTACGGTGGGTCGCGTTCACCAGTTGCTGTCCGACCTTGAATACCATGTATTGTTAATGCTGGACTGGGATTCACAGGTGGTCGATATCCGCGAACAATTTCCGGTGCCTCTTGAGGAATCACAAGCTATTGCACGTGAGATGGGGATAGCTCACCTGAGCTATCAAGGTACAGACGAAGTCCTTACCACAGACTTTCTTGTTGATCTGAATATCCAGGGTAAAACTATTCGCAGGGCAATATCTGCGAAATATGCCGAAGAACTTGATGATCCGCGTGTACTTGAAAAAATGGAATTGGAACGCCGCTACTGGGTCTCCAAGGGCGTACAGTTTAACTTGGTAACAGAGCTGGAAATTCCGGCATTACTTCAAAAGAACGTAAAGTGGTTTCATCCCTACATGAATCACTTTGATTTGAGTACCCCTGAGCAACAACAAGAATATTTTAAAATATTGCTCGCAGCTATTAATCAGTCCCCTTCACAAAAAGTTACCGCTATAACCACCCGATTAGATGACGAATATAACATCGAGCCAGGTACCCACCTGTCTTTACTAAGACAGTTCCTTGCCCAGCGAGCTTTCTACTTTGATCTTGAAGCTTTGACGATTGTGAACCTGAGAGCAAAAGATCTTACTCCTTCACATTTTTGGCTCGAACAGGATTATGAATATGCTGTTGGTGAATGA
- a CDS encoding Tn7-like element transposition protein TnsE, giving the protein MYIKHPIKRAFLYAQLEIAGGDCIHLIEIDLSDNHRLTTLAFRLQDESSVVTTIQTILDDLVKKSGHWDRGDCK; this is encoded by the coding sequence ATGTATATTAAACATCCTATTAAACGAGCATTTCTCTATGCGCAGTTAGAGATCGCAGGTGGTGACTGCATCCACTTGATCGAGATTGACCTCAGCGACAACCATCGGCTAACAACCTTGGCGTTTCGGCTGCAGGATGAAAGCTCTGTGGTAACTACAATCCAAACAATACTAGATGATTTGGTAAAAAAGTCAGGCCACTGGGATAGGGGAGACTGTAAATAA
- a CDS encoding Mu transposase C-terminal domain-containing protein encodes MNMLLVNDVYELSGHRYRILWSEPKTIYWIDIDAENALPQQVERAVLVEHLANEEMRWIDDPFELFILNPTKQSQWAKNIQKKAWEMVEPYVTDEPAIYERGSRGKMIQAMVAKHETTKALVYRKLREYWQRGKNPNALYPDTTNKGSPNKPKAITDKKRGRPRKVALGIGTNITIEIERIFRTVIKVYYLTKDGNTVQFVYRRALFLLGFDSTKKNNEEQLAEAPTYEQFYYFLQKEVTETEKIKKRLGEIIYQKDYRPVLGSSTASAMGPGSLYQIDATIGDLYLIDEETRSVIVGRPVIYIVIDVFSRMITGVHVGLEGPSWVSAMFALANTMFDKVRYCASYGITINQDEWPVIGKPEAILGDKGELIGKAVEVLSEALFINVQNTPSFRADWKGIVEQQFRTLQADFKPYVEGYVTNNIVKKRGGSDYRLDAELTLRDITRIIINCVIIYNTTHAMEYYDPDRDIPTNLPLIPLALWNWGIQNRTGKLRGVNEELAAVNLMPHKEVSVSELGLNLFGCYYSAAIAVKEGWFERIKGKSMKVLVAYDPHCTDTIYFRPDGKYDKFIPFELTERSRAFRGLTFWDVWRIQEEQAKTGARSKLTKLKGELTRDKKIEEIVEEARSKNKDMSHLPKSQRTANIRENKKNEIDVNRARNGVMPPQSKREKLPVKKDNVVYLSGEKLQDYSVPNMLDIIYGDDDGN; translated from the coding sequence ATGAATATGCTGTTGGTGAATGATGTCTATGAATTATCGGGTCACCGCTATCGCATTTTATGGAGCGAACCAAAGACAATCTATTGGATAGATATAGACGCTGAAAATGCGTTGCCTCAACAAGTAGAGCGTGCGGTTCTAGTTGAACACCTTGCTAATGAAGAGATGCGCTGGATCGACGACCCTTTTGAATTATTTATCTTGAACCCAACCAAGCAATCTCAATGGGCGAAAAATATTCAGAAAAAAGCGTGGGAAATGGTGGAGCCGTATGTTACTGACGAGCCTGCTATTTATGAACGTGGTTCGCGCGGCAAGATGATCCAAGCGATGGTTGCAAAGCATGAGACCACTAAAGCATTGGTATACAGAAAACTCAGAGAATATTGGCAACGTGGCAAGAATCCCAATGCGTTGTATCCAGATACAACCAATAAAGGAAGTCCGAACAAACCTAAAGCTATCACCGATAAAAAACGCGGACGTCCTCGCAAAGTAGCACTAGGCATTGGTACCAACATCACAATAGAAATAGAAAGAATATTTCGTACCGTTATTAAGGTCTATTACTTAACAAAAGATGGAAATACTGTTCAGTTCGTGTACCGCAGAGCATTGTTTCTGCTTGGATTTGATAGCACTAAGAAAAACAACGAAGAGCAGCTCGCCGAGGCTCCAACCTATGAACAATTCTATTACTTTCTCCAAAAAGAAGTGACAGAAACTGAAAAAATTAAAAAACGACTCGGCGAGATTATTTATCAGAAAGACTACCGTCCTGTCTTGGGGTCATCGACGGCAAGTGCAATGGGTCCTGGCAGCCTATACCAGATCGATGCAACGATTGGTGACCTTTATTTAATTGATGAAGAGACTCGCAGCGTTATTGTTGGTCGTCCGGTAATTTATATTGTGATCGATGTATTCAGCCGAATGATTACTGGTGTGCACGTAGGATTGGAAGGGCCATCATGGGTAAGTGCAATGTTTGCATTAGCAAACACCATGTTTGACAAGGTGCGATATTGCGCAAGTTACGGTATTACTATCAATCAAGACGAATGGCCAGTCATTGGTAAGCCTGAAGCTATTCTTGGGGATAAAGGTGAGCTAATAGGAAAAGCTGTAGAAGTGCTTTCCGAGGCATTATTTATTAACGTCCAAAACACTCCATCGTTCAGAGCAGATTGGAAAGGCATTGTAGAACAACAATTTAGAACACTGCAGGCTGACTTTAAACCTTACGTTGAAGGTTACGTCACTAACAACATCGTTAAAAAACGTGGTGGTTCGGATTATCGACTGGACGCCGAACTTACACTAAGAGATATCACTCGCATCATTATTAATTGCGTCATTATTTATAACACCACACATGCAATGGAATATTACGATCCTGATCGCGATATACCAACAAATCTGCCGCTTATCCCGTTAGCGTTATGGAACTGGGGAATACAAAATCGTACGGGCAAACTTAGGGGAGTCAACGAAGAACTGGCTGCTGTCAACTTAATGCCCCATAAAGAAGTATCTGTCTCCGAATTAGGCTTGAATCTGTTTGGTTGCTATTACAGCGCCGCTATCGCGGTTAAGGAAGGATGGTTTGAAAGGATTAAAGGAAAATCAATGAAGGTCTTAGTCGCTTACGATCCACATTGCACGGACACTATTTACTTTCGTCCGGATGGCAAGTACGACAAGTTCATTCCCTTTGAACTAACCGAACGAAGTCGAGCTTTTCGAGGCTTAACATTTTGGGACGTATGGAGAATTCAGGAAGAGCAAGCCAAAACAGGGGCGAGGTCGAAACTCACGAAGTTGAAGGGTGAATTAACGCGCGATAAAAAAATCGAAGAGATCGTTGAGGAAGCTCGGTCAAAAAACAAAGACATGTCTCACCTGCCAAAGTCTCAACGAACAGCCAACATCCGGGAAAACAAGAAAAATGAAATTGATGTTAATCGTGCCCGAAACGGCGTGATGCCGCCACAATCGAAACGAGAAAAGCTTCCAGTTAAAAAAGATAATGTGGTTTATCTGTCAGGCGAAAAACTACAAGATTATAGCGTCCCTAATATGCTGGATATCATTTACGGTGACGATGATGGAAACTGA
- a CDS encoding IS3 family transposase (programmed frameshift) translates to MSKKPTPKENKKYTAEFKSEAIKLAERLSVAEAAEKLGIYASQIYSWRSALNNSRTDVERESLLAAENARLKRQLAEQAEELEILKKGGYLLREASKIKRYEFMLTNSALYSIAMMARVLLVSRSGYYSWLDNREMVSWRMQQREAIDALVKAAFEAGKGRYGADRIFYDLAEQDNPLDIKTIRKSLKRQGLIAKAAKLFKVTTDSNHTLPVAPNLLARDFSAQQPNEKWVTDITYIQTTEGWLYLAVMIDLYSRKVVGWSMSKHIDAQLVCDSLMMALWRRKFPKSVIVHSDRGSQYVSHAFRDLLEKYSLIQSMSRKGDCWDNACAESFFHSLKVELVHGEPLLDGKHTRESIFEYIEVDYNRYRRHSAIGFVSPERFEAKNVC, encoded by the exons ATGAGCAAGAAACCAACCCCAAAAGAGAATAAGAAGTATACAGCCGAGTTCAAAAGTGAGGCCATTAAACTGGCCGAACGATTGAGCGTAGCGGAAGCCGCCGAAAAACTGGGCATATATGCCAGTCAAATTTACAGTTGGCGTAGCGCACTCAACAATAGCCGTACTGATGTTGAAAGAGAATCGCTCCTCGCCGCTGAAAATGCACGCCTCAAGCGTCAGCTCGCCGAGCAAGCAGAGGAGCTTGAAATCCTAA AAAAAGGCGGCTACCTACTTCGCGAAGCATCAAAAATAAAACGCTACGAATTTATGCTGACAAATAGCGCGCTATATTCAATCGCGATGATGGCGCGCGTTCTGTTGGTTTCGCGAAGTGGGTATTACAGCTGGCTTGATAATCGTGAAATGGTTAGTTGGCGCATGCAGCAAAGAGAAGCGATTGATGCGTTGGTAAAGGCAGCATTTGAGGCTGGAAAAGGCCGGTATGGCGCGGATCGGATTTTTTATGATTTGGCGGAGCAAGATAATCCGCTCGACATAAAAACCATTCGGAAAAGCCTGAAACGGCAGGGGTTAATTGCAAAAGCGGCCAAGCTGTTCAAGGTGACTACGGACAGCAATCATACACTACCTGTTGCGCCCAACCTGTTGGCTAGAGATTTTTCTGCGCAACAACCTAATGAAAAATGGGTGACCGATATTACTTATATTCAAACTACAGAAGGTTGGTTGTATCTGGCCGTGATGATTGATTTATATTCTCGAAAAGTTGTTGGTTGGTCGATGAGCAAACATATTGATGCGCAATTGGTTTGTGATTCATTGATGATGGCGTTGTGGCGACGAAAATTCCCAAAAAGCGTTATTGTTCACAGTGACCGTGGCAGCCAATATGTATCGCATGCGTTTAGGGATTTACTGGAAAAATATTCGCTAATACAGAGTATGAGTCGCAAGGGTGATTGCTGGGACAATGCGTGTGCGGAAAGCTTCTTTCATTCACTTAAGGTTGAGCTGGTTCACGGCGAGCCATTGCTAGATGGAAAGCACACGCGCGAATCTATTTTTGAATATATCGAAGTGGATTACAATCGCTACCGCCGTCACAGCGCTATTGGCTTTGTTAGCCCCGAGCGCTTTGAGGCAAAAAATGTATGTTAG
- a CDS encoding ATP-binding protein, producing the protein METDVNEIEIAKYKDHGLPEYTDNPFISALPLLKDLQSVLKGMVVPPSFDERELNLDWHQRIHALQRLTHQFFQPRVQHGVLEQKLSVLIRQGYIGRNPATAAFKKHLNNGYDRIVNKDINLTVRREVESTAVGFSIIGLSGCGKTKAVQKCLETYPKAIFHPDLHVIQIPWLKLECPRNGSLTELCYNFFRAVDSRIGTQYFNTYCKPRVSVDSLIAEMAQIANLHAIGVLVIDEIQHLSKKRSGGEEAMLDFFVTLTNSIGVPVVFVGTPKARNLFATDFKIAKRTTGLGNVLWDRIPQDDEWNRLVSYIWKYQWLRSKGNLTQQITDTLYELSQGVIDILVKLYVLSQWRAMILGKETLTVELIKKVYEDDLQPVHKMLQALRSGNPEEIVKYGDLVMPEVEAKLLQALQQQKYFANDIEQSMLPLDNDKINTIMAAAELLGINRDIAVPLIEAALKEDPNLDTMQVVHRMLNLLHSTPTPPKVKNPSKKPQVSLWDQLQENDIRYIYSQRRNSTMHEALKTAGIIAAVSDCLKVS; encoded by the coding sequence ATGGAAACTGATGTAAATGAAATAGAAATCGCTAAATACAAAGATCACGGATTACCCGAATACACCGATAACCCTTTCATCAGCGCATTACCGCTATTGAAGGATTTGCAATCAGTTCTTAAGGGCATGGTAGTACCACCATCATTTGATGAGAGGGAACTTAACCTGGATTGGCATCAGAGAATTCATGCGCTGCAAAGATTAACCCACCAGTTTTTCCAGCCGAGAGTACAGCATGGTGTGTTAGAGCAGAAACTTAGCGTGCTGATTCGTCAAGGGTATATTGGCCGGAACCCTGCTACAGCAGCTTTCAAGAAACATTTAAACAATGGCTATGACCGGATTGTTAACAAAGATATTAACTTAACAGTAAGAAGAGAAGTTGAATCTACTGCAGTCGGTTTTTCCATCATAGGTTTGTCTGGCTGTGGCAAAACTAAAGCAGTGCAAAAATGTCTTGAGACGTATCCCAAAGCAATTTTTCATCCTGACCTCCATGTAATTCAGATTCCTTGGTTGAAACTCGAATGTCCACGTAATGGATCATTGACCGAACTTTGCTATAACTTTTTTCGTGCTGTAGATAGTCGTATAGGCACCCAATACTTTAATACTTACTGTAAACCCAGAGTAAGTGTAGATAGTTTGATCGCTGAAATGGCCCAAATCGCGAACCTTCACGCAATAGGTGTGTTGGTTATAGATGAGATCCAGCATCTAAGTAAGAAGCGATCCGGAGGCGAGGAGGCAATGTTGGATTTCTTCGTAACCTTAACTAACTCTATAGGAGTGCCTGTAGTATTTGTAGGTACACCTAAGGCGCGAAATCTTTTTGCAACAGATTTTAAAATCGCGAAACGCACTACAGGATTAGGTAATGTCTTATGGGATCGCATTCCACAAGATGACGAATGGAATAGATTAGTGAGTTATATTTGGAAGTACCAATGGTTGCGCAGTAAGGGAAATTTAACGCAACAAATAACGGACACTCTTTATGAATTGAGTCAGGGAGTGATCGACATCTTGGTGAAGCTTTACGTTTTATCGCAGTGGCGCGCAATGATCCTCGGCAAGGAAACATTGACTGTTGAGCTAATTAAAAAAGTTTATGAGGACGATCTGCAACCGGTTCATAAAATGCTCCAAGCACTTCGCAGTGGAAATCCCGAAGAAATAGTTAAGTATGGTGATTTGGTAATGCCTGAGGTGGAGGCCAAGCTTCTTCAGGCACTGCAACAGCAAAAATATTTTGCCAATGATATTGAGCAATCAATGTTGCCGCTGGATAACGACAAAATCAATACCATTATGGCTGCTGCTGAATTACTTGGAATTAATAGGGATATCGCTGTCCCGCTTATAGAGGCAGCTCTAAAAGAAGATCCAAATCTGGACACTATGCAAGTTGTTCACAGAATGCTGAATCTTTTGCATTCGACCCCAACGCCACCTAAAGTAAAAAATCCCTCAAAAAAACCGCAAGTTTCCCTATGGGATCAATTACAAGAAAACGATATCCGTTATATTTATAGCCAACGGAGAAATTCGACAATGCATGAAGCACTAAAAACAGCAGGCATAATTGCTGCTGTCAGCGATTGCCTAAAGGTAAGCTAA